From the Pirellulales bacterium genome, the window CGGATTTCGAGCTTCGGCGCCGCGACTTATGATCCCGCTATGGATCCTCCCCAGGCTTCTGCCGACGACGCGGCGCCGCGGTTTTCGATCGAGCGGCTGTCGTCGGCTTTTGCGCGATTGATGGGGGCCCCCGCGGGGCAACCGGCGGTCGCGACGGCGCCCCCCGCGAGCGACGGCACGCTGGTGATCGACGACGGCGAGGCGACGCCCCCCACCCCCCAGATGATCGTCGAGGGGATGTTGTTCGTCGGCCGAGCCGACGGGAGCCCGTTGTCGGCTCGCGAGATTGCCGACCCGATCCGCGGCGTCGACGCCGCCGAGGTCGATGCGATCGTCGCGGGGCTCAACCAATCTTACGCCGCGGCGGGCGCCCCCTACGAAATCGTCGGCGAGTCGCGCGGGTACCGCATGCGCTTGCGGGACGAGTTCGCCTCCGTGCGCCGCCGCCTCCGCGGCGAGACCCGTGCCGCCCGGCTCACCCCCGCGGCGGTCGAGGTGCTGTCGCTGGTGGCTTATCGCCAGGGGATTACGATCAACGACATCGACCGCCTGCGCGGCCATCGCAGCCACTCGATCCTCGCAGGGCTCGTGCGGCGAGAGTTGGTTCGGGTCGAGCGCGGCCGTTCGGACAAGGGGACCGTCGAGGCCCGCTACCACACGACCGAGCGGTTCAACCGAGCGTTCCGCGTCGCCGCGCCGGCCGACTTGCCGCGGAGCGAGGACCTGGACGATTGTTGAGCAGCGGGCGAGGCGAGCAGCCGCACTGCCGGTTGGGGACCAAGACCGGTCGCGAGCCGTAAGTGGAATTGCACGTTCGGGTTAACCCCGCCCCATGCGGCCAGCGCCCTAGTGCCCGGCTGCGGCTTGAGTAAAATCGCGACCTGCCGAACCTGCTGGCCAGGCTGTCCGGAGACCCCGCCTCCCCTTCCCGCCGACGTTGCATGTCCTCTCGCGATCGGGTCCTTGAACTTCGCCGTCACGCGCCGGTGATCCTGCCGTCGCTGCTTCTGTGCGACTTCGGGAATCTTGAGCGCGAGGTCCGCGCGGTCGAGGAAGCCGGCGCTCGGGCGCTCCACCTCGACGTCATGGACGGCGTGTTCGTCGACAACATCACCTACGGCATGCCGATCATCGCCGCCGTGCGCAAGGCGAGCGAACTGCCGCTCGACGTCCATCTGATGATCGACAACCCGATCGACTACGTCGACGCGTTCGCCGATGCGGGGGCGGATCTGCTCACCGTGCACGTCGAGGCGAAGAACCCGCGCGGGGCCCTCGAGACGATCCGCAGGCGAGGGCTCGCCGCGGGGCTCGCGCTCAACCCGGCCACGCCGCTGGAGTCGATCCGCGACCTGCTGCCGTTGTGCGACATGGTGTTGGCGATGAGCGTCCCCCCCGGGTTCGGCGCTCAGCCGTTCGACCCCGTTGCGCTCGAGAAGCTTGAGAAGTTGCGCGACGAGCGAGACGCCGAGTTGCTCTTGGAGATCGACGGCGGGGTCAACGCCGGCACGATCGCCCGTTGCACAGCCGCAGGGGCGACGATGCTGGTCGTCGGTTCTGCGATCTTCAAAGCCGCCGCACCCTACGCCGAGAGCCTCGCCCGCCTGAATCAACTTGCCGGAGCGATGTGAACGGCAAGCCTTCCAGCATCCCAGCGTCTTCGCTTGTCCGCTCAACCGCGTTCGTCCACGTCCCGTTCCAATTTTTTCCCTGACGATCGTTCCCTGCGTCAGCCAGCCCGTCGCTAGCCATGTTTTCTCCGACTCCTGCCGTGTCGCCGTCGACGCTTACCCTGCTGTTGGTGCGCTCGGGGCAGACCGAGTACGAGCGGCAGGGTCGGATTCAGGGGACGCTCGACGTGCCGCTGTGCGAAGACGGCCGAGCCCAGGCCGAGCAGACCGCAGTTGAGCTGAAGGACGCCGTCGCGACGATCGGGGCGCTCTACGCGAGCGATTGCACTTGCGCCGCTCAAACTGCGGCGATCCTCGGCGCGCGTCTCGGGCTCAAACCGAAGCAACTGGCGAAGCTGCAGAACCTCGATCAGGGCCTGTGGCAGGGCCTGCTGGTCAGCGACGTGCGCGACAAGCAGCCGCGGGTGTTCCGCAAATGGCAGGAGGAGCCGGGCGCCGTTTGTCCCCCCGAGGGGGAGACGCTCCAGGACGCCAAGGCGCGAATCCGCACGGCGGTCGCCAAACTCGTCAAGAAGCACAAGACCGGCGCCGTGATCCTGGTGCTCCCCGACCCGCTGGCGACCGTCGCCCGGGGAGTCCTGTCCGGCGAGGAGATTTGCGACCTTTGGCGCCCGCTCGCCGCGGGGGAACCGTTGTGGCATGCCCTGCCGGCGACAAGCGCGCCATGAGGCTCGCCATGGCTGCCCCGCGGGGGCGTTGATATACTGCTGACTTCGACATCGGGCCGCCGTCGGCGGTGCACATCATGACCCTCCCCGCCGTCGCCATGAGCGAATCCGCGCCGATGAGCGAACCCCCCAAGCCGCCCCGCGAGAAGCGCGGCGTCCCCAGCGGGTTGTGGCTCCGCTGCGAGGGGTGCGGCGCGACGGTCTATCGCAAGACGTGCCAGGAGAACCTCTCCTGCTGCCCCGAGTGCGATTTCCACATGTACATCGGGGCGGTCGATCGCGTGAACTCGGTCCTCGACGCGGGGACCTTCGAGGAGTGGGACGCCGACCTCACGGCCCTCGATCCGCTGGGCTTCTCCGACAAGAAGAAGTACAGCGAGCGGCTGATCTCCGAGCAGAAGCGCACCGGGCTCAAGGACGCGATCCTGACCGGCGCCGGGATGATTCGCGCTCGCCGGGTGGCGTTCGCGGTGACCGACTCGGCGTTCATCATGGGGAGCATGGGGGGGGTCGTCGGCGAGCGGCTTGCCCGGCTCATCGAGCGGGCGACCGAGCAGCGGTTGCCGCTGATCATCGTCAGCGGCTCGGGGGGCGGGGCGCGGATGCACGAGGGGATCTACTCGCTCATGCAAATGGCCAAGGTCTCGGCCGCCCTGGCCCGCTACGACGCGGCCGGGGGACTGTTCATCTCGGTTCTCACTAACCCGACGATGGGGGGGGTCGCCGCGAGCTTCGCCTCGCTGGGGGACGTCACGTTCGCCGAGCCGAAGGCCCTGATCGGCTTCGCCGGCCCGCGCACGATCAAGGCCACCATCCGCATTGAACTCCCCGAAGGCTTCCAGACGAGCGAGTTCCTGCTGGCCCACGGCTACATCGATCGCATCGTGCGCCGCAAGGAGCTCAAGAGCGAGATCGCGCGGGTGATCGATTACTGCGGCAAGCGGTAGCGACGGCTCGAGCGTCCCAGGGCCGATCCGTTGTTCCAACGGACGTGCGGCATGGCCTCGACGGTCCGCCGTCGTGGCCATGCGTTCCCGACGCTTCTCATGCCCACGCGGACGAGGGCATGGCGCCCCGGGGACAACGGATCGGCCCTGGTTGCGTGGTGCACGTCGGTTGCCCGCAACACCTCGGGCACTTACAGTAAGGTTAGGCCGTGTTGCATCGGTCCTCGCTCTCTCGCAATTCCCCACTCTCGCACCCTGACCATTGCCATGGGCCTCGGCGGATTCTTCAAATCGCTGATCGAAGGGGGCAAGGTCGACGTCGCCAAGCGGTTCGAGCTGTTGCGCGAAGCGGTCTCCGGGACGATGAGCGACTTCTACATGGCTCGCGATCGCCAGACCGAGCAGATCGTCGGTCTGAAAATCCTCGACAAGTCGAAGACCGACCAACTGGAGATGCGCTTCCGCGGGCTCGACAAGCCCACCGAGGGCGAAGTCTCGATGTTGTTCAATCACCCGCGGATCGTCACGACCCTGGCTCACGGGCTGACGACCAAGGGCGAGCAGTTCGTCGTCATGGAGTTCCTCGACGGCCCGGGGCTCAACTCGCTCATCGTGGCGAAGAGCCCCCTGCTGGACGGCAACCGGCTCGAACTGGTGCGCGAGGCGGGCGAGGCGCTGATGGTCGTTCATGAGGCGGGGTTCATTCACCGCGACGTCTGTCCGCGGAACTTCGTCTGCACGAAGGACGCCAAGAGCCTCAAGCTGATCGACTTCGGCCTCACCGTGCCGGCCCGCAAGGAGTTCATGCAGCCGGGCATTCGCACGGGGACCCCCAACTACATGGCCCCCGAGGTGGTGCGCCGCAAACCGACCGACCTGCGGCTCGACATTTTCGCGTTCGGCGTGTCGATGTACGAAATGTTCTCGTTCGAGCTCCCCTGGATGCGCGGCAGCGACGGTCTGGCGGCGATGAGCCATGGCCAATCGAAGCCGACGCCGCTGGCGAAGCACTGCCCCTGGATCGAGCCGCGGATCGCCGAGGCGATCCACAAGTGCATCGAGGCGGAGCCGGAGAAGCGCTGGCCGTCGATGAAGGCGTTTCTCAACGCGATCCGCCCCGTGAAGAGCGAGCGGGCGTAGCCGCGCTGCTTCCGCTTCGGATTTCGAGGTTCGTGCACCGGAACGCCGTGGGAAACGGTCGCTTCAGGAGTCTTGCCATGCCGATTCGCGTCTTTGCCGCGGCGATTGTCTCCGCCGTGCTCATGTTCATTTGGGGATTCGTCTATTGGGTCGTGATCGGCGCCGGCGCCCAGACCCTCCAGGCGATCCCCGCGGCCAACGAGCTCGATTTGCTCGCGGTGATGCGCTCCTCGGAGATGGTGACGGGGATGTACGTCTATCCGTTCCCGGCCGACATGAACGACCAGCAGGCCGCAGCGGAGGTCGAACGCCAAGCCGCCGAAGGGCCGCGGTTCCAGCTCGCCTACGTCAAGGAGGGGGGGCCGGCGATGGACGGAAAACTGCTGGGGCTGGGGTTCGCCCACATGGCCCTGGTCGCGCTGCTGACCGCGACGCTCACGGCGCTCGCCGCCGGCGCCTTGCCGACCTTCGGCCGGCGATTCGCGTTCGTGCTGCTGGTCGGGATCATCGCCGCCGTGTGGGCGAACCTCGGCGACGTCGTGTGGTGGATGCACTCGCTCCGCTACGCCGCGGGGAACATCATCTTCTTCGTCGTCGAAGGCGCCCTCATGGCCGCGGCGATTGCGGGCATCGTCAAGCCGAACCGTGAAGCAGGCTGTTGAACCGCGCGCGAGCGACGCCCGAGGGTCGCTGATTGCCGAGCGCGAAGCCCCGGCTATTTGGCTGCTCCAGCGAGCTGCGCTTCCTTCGCCTTGGCGGCGCGGGCTTTCCACGCCTCCTCGATCACCTCGGCGCCCACCAGCCCGTACAGCCGCGGCCGCGGGGGGATGAGCGAGGTGTCGACGTCCTCGTACGACAGGGTCGGCTCGCCGTCGCGATCAAACGTGGCGATCGTGCTCTTGAGCCACTTGCGAGTCCGCGCCTCGAAGTCGTCGCACCACGCCTCGGCCTGACGCTTGCGCTCGGCGGGATCGGTCGCCTTGATCCCCGGCATATCGAAGTCGGGCTTGTAGTGGGCGCCCCGGCATTCGTCGCGGGCGAGCGCCCCTTTGAGGATCGCCTTGGCCAGCGGGAACATGTCCAACAGGCTCTTGGTGAACAGGACGTTCTGATTGGTCCAGTTGCCGGTGTCCGACAGCGAGCAGTGCTGCGCCCGCTCGCACAGTTCGTCGACTTGGCGAATCGCGTCCCGCAGTTGATCGTTGCGGCGCACCACGGTGGCGGCCTTGGTCATCACGTCGCCGAGTTGCTGGTGGATGAGGTAGGGGTTCTCCTTGCCCCCCTCGCGCTTCAGCAGGGCGTCGTGCTCCATCTGCTGTTTGGCCCGTTCGCCGCGAAGAAGCTGTTGGTATTTCTCGTCGCCGGCCGAGTCCTGGAGCGACCCCAGCAACGTCTCGACGCACGGGGCGACGAACAGCCCGCTGAAGATGCACGACAGCAGCGAGTTGGCGCCCAGCCGATTGCCGCCGTGGTACTGGTAATCGCACTCCCCGATGGCGTACAACCCCGGGATGTTCGTCTGGTGGTTGCGCGGCGAACCGGGAACGAGCCCGCCGTCCGCCGCCCGCTCGTAGTCGGCCCACAGGCCTCCCATCGAGTAGTGGACCGCGGGGAAGATCTTCATCGGTTCGTCCCGCGGGTCGACCCCTTGGAACTTCTCGTAAATGTGCAGGATTCCCCCGAGCTTGCGATCAAGTTCGGCTCGCGAGATGTGAGTCAGGTCGAGATAAACGCACTGGCGGTCGCTCTCGACGCTCAGCCCGTCGTTGACGCAGACGTCGAAGATCTCCCGCGTGGCGATGTCGCGGGGGACGAGATTGCCGTACTTGGGGTACCGCTCTTCGAGGAAGTAGTACCGCTCGCTCTCGGGGATTTGCTTCGGGGCGCGCGGATCGTGCGGCTTGCGCGGGACCCACACCCGGCCCCCTTCGCCGCGGGCCGACTCGCTCATCAGGCGGCACTTGTCGGCGCCGGGGATGGCGGTCGGGTGGACCTGGATGAACTCGCCGTTGCCGTACAGCCCCCCCGCCTTGCAGACGCGGGCCGCCGCCGAGCCGGTGCACGCCATCGACATCGTGCTGCGGCCGTAGATCAAACCGCACCCGCCGACGGCCATCACGACCGCGTCGGCCGGAAAGGCGCGAATTTCCATCGTGATCATGTTCTGGCCGATCGCCCCGCGGCAACGACCGTCCTCGGCGATCACCGGGGCGAGGAAATCCCACCCCTCGTACATGCTCACCATCCCCGCGGCATGCCAGCGGCGGACCTGCTCGTCGAGGGCGTACAGCAACTGTTGGCCGGTGGTGGCCCCGGCGAACGCGGTCCGCTTGTACAGCGTGCCGCCGAAGCGGCGCTGGTCGCGGAAGCCCTCGGGGGTGCGATTGAAGGGGACCCCCAACCGATCCATCAGGTCGATGATCCGCGGGGCCCACTCGGTCATTTCCTTGACCGGCGGCTGATGCTGCAGAAAGTCGCCGCCGTAGACCGTGTCGTCAAAGTGCTTCCACTCGTTGTCCCCCTGCTGCCGGGTGAGCTCGTTGACCGAGTTGATCCCCCCCTGGGCGCAGACGCTGTGGGAGCGCTTCACGGGAGTGAGGCTCATCAGGTCGACCGGCACGCCCGCCTCGGCCAGCTTCATCGCCGCCGCGAGCCCCGCCAATCCCCCGCCGACCACCAACACGCGCTGCTTTGCCATCGGTCAACCTGCTCTTCGTTCGCATTGTTCCGCTTGTCGTCTCGCGCAAGGGCGCGCAGGCGCAAAGGGAAACGGGAGTCATGTTTTCAGTCTCAGACCGGCGTCGTCGACGAGGGGCCGACGTGCGCCGATCTTTACTTGCTGTCGCCGGGTTCTGGGGGATGCACGATCTTGTGTTCGTCCGGCAGGATCTTGCCGATCTTGATGTTTTCTTCCCGCAGGGCGGCTTCCTCGGACTGCACGGCTTCGAATTGTTCCGGCGTGGCGACCGCGGCGCGAACTCCCCACAGGGCGCTCAGCCCGACCGCGGCCAGAACGACGCCGAAGGCGCCGCAGACGATCGAGGCCTTTTCCTGGGCCTTGGGGCTCGTCCACACGCCCCAGGTGATGCCCATCGTCCACAGCCCGTTGGCCAGGTGGTAGACGCACGCCAGGACCCCCACGGCGTAGAACGCGGTCATCCACGGCCCCCGCAACGCGGCGCCCGCGGTCGAGGTGGCGTTGTACGGCTTGAACTGGGCGCCCCCCAGCGGCCCGGCGACATGCTCCAGCCAGGGGTCCCAATGGAACCAACCGTGCATGTGGAACACGTGCCACAGGATGAAGAAAAACGCGATCACGCCGGTCGCTCGCTGCAGCGTATAGCGGTAATTGGCGGCGTAGCGGTAGTGATTCGTGTTGGGCAGCGCCCCGGCGACGATCACCATGCCGATGATCGCGTGAAACAGCAGCGGCAGGAAGATGAAACCCCACTCGACGACCGGCAAAATCTTGCCGAGGGCGTGAATGCTGAACACGTTGTTCTGGAACGTGGCGGGACTGTTCAGCACGCTGGCGTTCACGCTCAGGTGAACCACCATGTACGCCCCCACCGGGATGAGCCCGCTGAGCGAGTGGAGCCGGCGGATGAGAAAGTCGTGACGGGCCAGAAACGAGGTCTGCGAGCTGTCCACGGCGGCTGAGTTTCCGTCGGTTTTGCGGGGCGCCAAGGCAAGAAACCCCAGTATAGGGGAGGAAGGAACAGTCGCAAGGACGGCCGACAGCCGGGGATTCGGCCCCCGAACGAGGCGAGTCGACGCCAAGCACGGCAGTTGCGCCGCCGCCGCGGAGCCTTTGTCGGGTGCGCACTCGTTCAAGCCAATTGCGATTGTTTGCGTGTCTCGCGGGCGCTTCGGCGGACGACTCGGCGCGCCTCGATGTCCGTGGTCCGTCGCTGCGGGAAGCCGATTCATTGCCAGGTTTTCCCCCGCGGGGTTTGCCTGATCGGCGCCGCCGGCGCCGGCGGGGCGGGGATTCGCCGCCGGCGTTCCCCGCCCCGGGGCGCGGCTCGTTGTCACTCCGCGCCGGCAGTGCTATCGTGACGGTCCAGCGGCCAGGGATGGCGTGCGCAGCCAGCGTCTCGCATCGTATTCACTCGCCGTCGAGATCGTCCCATGACCGCCCCCGCCTCGCCCCCGCTTCGCCGGGCGCTCTTGAGCGTCAGCGACAAGACGGGGCTCGTCGATTTCGCCCGCGAACTGGTCGCCGCCGGGGTCGAGTTGTTCAGCACCGGCGGAACCCGCCGCGCGCTCGAGGAGGCCGGCCTGCCGGTCCGCGACGTCGCTCAGTACACCGGCTTCCCCGAGATGATGGACGGCCGGGTGAAGACGCTCCACCCGCTGGTGCACGGCGGGCTGCTCTGCCGGCACGATCGCCCCGACGACATGGCGTCGGTCGCGAAGCACGGCATCGCCACGTTCGAGCTGGTCGTGGTGAACCTCTACCCGTTCGAGCAGACCGTCGCCGACCCGAACGTGACGTTCGACGCGGCGATCGAGCAGATCGACATCGGCGGCCCGTCGATGGTCCGTTCGGCGGCCAAGAACCATGCGTTCGTCGCCGTGGCGACCAGCCCCCGGCAGTACGGGCGGATTGTCGAGGAACTGCAAACCTCCGGCTCGACGACCCCCGAGCTGCGGCGCGAGTTGGCCGCCGCGGCGTTCGCCCGCACGGCCGAGTACGACGCGGCGATTGCAAGCTACTTCGCCCGGGTGCAGGACGCCGA encodes:
- a CDS encoding succinate dehydrogenase cytochrome b558 subunit, which encodes MVVHLSVNASVLNSPATFQNNVFSIHALGKILPVVEWGFIFLPLLFHAIIGMVIVAGALPNTNHYRYAANYRYTLQRATGVIAFFFILWHVFHMHGWFHWDPWLEHVAGPLGGAQFKPYNATSTAGAALRGPWMTAFYAVGVLACVYHLANGLWTMGITWGVWTSPKAQEKASIVCGAFGVVLAAVGLSALWGVRAAVATPEQFEAVQSEEAALREENIKIGKILPDEHKIVHPPEPGDSK
- a CDS encoding SMC-Scp complex subunit ScpB, which codes for MDPPQASADDAAPRFSIERLSSAFARLMGAPAGQPAVATAPPASDGTLVIDDGEATPPTPQMIVEGMLFVGRADGSPLSAREIADPIRGVDAAEVDAIVAGLNQSYAAAGAPYEIVGESRGYRMRLRDEFASVRRRLRGETRAARLTPAAVEVLSLVAYRQGITINDIDRLRGHRSHSILAGLVRRELVRVERGRSDKGTVEARYHTTERFNRAFRVAAPADLPRSEDLDDC
- the rpe gene encoding ribulose-phosphate 3-epimerase, which translates into the protein MSSRDRVLELRRHAPVILPSLLLCDFGNLEREVRAVEEAGARALHLDVMDGVFVDNITYGMPIIAAVRKASELPLDVHLMIDNPIDYVDAFADAGADLLTVHVEAKNPRGALETIRRRGLAAGLALNPATPLESIRDLLPLCDMVLAMSVPPGFGAQPFDPVALEKLEKLRDERDAELLLEIDGGVNAGTIARCTAAGATMLVVGSAIFKAAAPYAESLARLNQLAGAM
- a CDS encoding histidine phosphatase family protein; the protein is MFSPTPAVSPSTLTLLLVRSGQTEYERQGRIQGTLDVPLCEDGRAQAEQTAVELKDAVATIGALYASDCTCAAQTAAILGARLGLKPKQLAKLQNLDQGLWQGLLVSDVRDKQPRVFRKWQEEPGAVCPPEGETLQDAKARIRTAVAKLVKKHKTGAVILVLPDPLATVARGVLSGEEICDLWRPLAAGEPLWHALPATSAP
- the accD gene encoding acetyl-CoA carboxylase, carboxyltransferase subunit beta, with amino-acid sequence MSESAPMSEPPKPPREKRGVPSGLWLRCEGCGATVYRKTCQENLSCCPECDFHMYIGAVDRVNSVLDAGTFEEWDADLTALDPLGFSDKKKYSERLISEQKRTGLKDAILTGAGMIRARRVAFAVTDSAFIMGSMGGVVGERLARLIERATEQRLPLIIVSGSGGGARMHEGIYSLMQMAKVSAALARYDAAGGLFISVLTNPTMGGVAASFASLGDVTFAEPKALIGFAGPRTIKATIRIELPEGFQTSEFLLAHGYIDRIVRRKELKSEIARVIDYCGKR
- a CDS encoding serine/threonine protein kinase; this translates as MGLGGFFKSLIEGGKVDVAKRFELLREAVSGTMSDFYMARDRQTEQIVGLKILDKSKTDQLEMRFRGLDKPTEGEVSMLFNHPRIVTTLAHGLTTKGEQFVVMEFLDGPGLNSLIVAKSPLLDGNRLELVREAGEALMVVHEAGFIHRDVCPRNFVCTKDAKSLKLIDFGLTVPARKEFMQPGIRTGTPNYMAPEVVRRKPTDLRLDIFAFGVSMYEMFSFELPWMRGSDGLAAMSHGQSKPTPLAKHCPWIEPRIAEAIHKCIEAEPEKRWPSMKAFLNAIRPVKSERA
- the sdhA gene encoding succinate dehydrogenase flavoprotein subunit — translated: MAKQRVLVVGGGLAGLAAAMKLAEAGVPVDLMSLTPVKRSHSVCAQGGINSVNELTRQQGDNEWKHFDDTVYGGDFLQHQPPVKEMTEWAPRIIDLMDRLGVPFNRTPEGFRDQRRFGGTLYKRTAFAGATTGQQLLYALDEQVRRWHAAGMVSMYEGWDFLAPVIAEDGRCRGAIGQNMITMEIRAFPADAVVMAVGGCGLIYGRSTMSMACTGSAAARVCKAGGLYGNGEFIQVHPTAIPGADKCRLMSESARGEGGRVWVPRKPHDPRAPKQIPESERYYFLEERYPKYGNLVPRDIATREIFDVCVNDGLSVESDRQCVYLDLTHISRAELDRKLGGILHIYEKFQGVDPRDEPMKIFPAVHYSMGGLWADYERAADGGLVPGSPRNHQTNIPGLYAIGECDYQYHGGNRLGANSLLSCIFSGLFVAPCVETLLGSLQDSAGDEKYQQLLRGERAKQQMEHDALLKREGGKENPYLIHQQLGDVMTKAATVVRRNDQLRDAIRQVDELCERAQHCSLSDTGNWTNQNVLFTKSLLDMFPLAKAILKGALARDECRGAHYKPDFDMPGIKATDPAERKRQAEAWCDDFEARTRKWLKSTIATFDRDGEPTLSYEDVDTSLIPPRPRLYGLVGAEVIEEAWKARAAKAKEAQLAGAAK